In the genome of Thiomicrospira aerophila AL3, one region contains:
- a CDS encoding GatB/YqeY domain-containing protein has translation MDYKAKLTDEMKRCMKAGEKSRLLVVRTLLAAIKQQEVDQQTTLNDEQILAVLDKALKQRKESIAQFEAAGREDLAENEAAEMAVIQDFMPQPLSEADIASMIDQAFNEVSPSGMQDMGKVMALLKPQMQGRADMALVSQQIKAKLG, from the coding sequence ATGGATTACAAAGCCAAGCTAACAGATGAAATGAAGCGCTGCATGAAAGCAGGCGAAAAGTCACGTTTGTTAGTTGTCAGAACCTTGCTTGCCGCCATCAAACAACAAGAAGTTGACCAGCAAACTACCTTGAATGATGAGCAAATTCTTGCCGTCCTAGACAAAGCGCTTAAGCAACGAAAAGAATCGATTGCACAGTTTGAAGCAGCGGGTCGCGAGGATTTAGCTGAAAACGAAGCGGCTGAGATGGCGGTGATTCAAGATTTCATGCCGCAGCCGTTGAGTGAGGCTGACATTGCAAGCATGATCGACCAGGCATTTAATGAAGTTAGCCCAAGTGGAATGCAAGATATGGGCAAAGTGATGGCTTTATTAAAACCGCAAATGCAAGGCCGAGCTGATATGGCGCTAGTTAGCCAGCAGATTAAAGCAAAGCTTGGATAG
- the rpsU gene encoding 30S ribosomal protein S21 → MPIVKVRDTEPFDVALRRFKRACEKAGVLTESRKREYYEKPTWAKKRMKAAAVKRLAKRLSRERRRLNGRPF, encoded by the coding sequence ATGCCAATTGTAAAAGTTAGAGATACAGAACCCTTTGACGTGGCACTACGTCGTTTTAAGCGCGCTTGTGAAAAAGCAGGTGTGTTAACTGAATCACGTAAGCGTGAATACTATGAAAAGCCAACCTGGGCTAAAAAGCGCATGAAGGCAGCAGCAGTCAAGCGTCTTGCTAAGCGTCTGTCGCGTGAGCGCCGTCGCCTTAATGGTCGTCCGTTTTAA